Proteins from a single region of Psychrobacter cryohalolentis K5:
- a CDS encoding D-alanyl-D-alanine carboxypeptidase family protein, with translation MTVKRVKKQLVQLVVGVSISMGAVMASAAIQPPEMANTAYVLMDYNTGEILAQKNANQALPPASLTKMMTSYIIEQRLASGDLKETDQVLMSPSAWCRGSSSQSCMYVPVNKSASVIDMLRGIIIQSGNDASKAMAEHIAGSEASFAILMNEQAQKIGMKNTHFVNSTGMPDEGHQASALDLAKLSRAIIKNSGDYYSIYSEKEFTYNGITQGNRNALLATDPTVDGLKTGHTDAAGYCLAASSNREGMRLISVIMGTESQQARADQSRELLNWGFGHFTTVTQAPAGQFVSKVPVWFGEAKEIEVATGDNLQILTTKTQKNKITTVVDIPESLEAPIKKGQEIGKMMAVIDGKAVASVPVIATSDIEQSGFMSRIWQRFSRWTQNLF, from the coding sequence ATGACAGTAAAGCGTGTGAAAAAACAGCTGGTGCAGCTGGTAGTGGGTGTCAGTATTTCTATGGGTGCAGTGATGGCAAGTGCAGCCATACAGCCGCCTGAGATGGCAAATACTGCGTATGTATTAATGGACTATAACACGGGTGAAATTTTGGCACAGAAAAATGCCAATCAAGCCTTGCCGCCAGCATCTTTGACCAAAATGATGACCAGTTACATCATTGAACAGCGCTTAGCTTCAGGCGATCTCAAAGAAACCGATCAGGTATTGATGAGTCCAAGTGCTTGGTGCCGCGGCAGTAGTAGCCAGTCGTGCATGTATGTACCGGTGAATAAGAGCGCGAGTGTTATAGATATGCTACGCGGTATTATTATTCAATCAGGTAATGACGCCTCAAAAGCAATGGCTGAGCATATCGCTGGTAGCGAAGCATCGTTTGCTATCTTGATGAATGAGCAAGCGCAAAAGATTGGTATGAAGAATACCCATTTCGTCAACTCTACTGGTATGCCTGATGAGGGTCACCAAGCATCTGCTCTAGATTTGGCCAAGCTATCACGCGCCATTATCAAAAACAGCGGCGATTACTACAGCATTTATTCAGAAAAAGAGTTTACCTATAACGGTATTACTCAAGGTAATCGTAATGCCCTACTGGCCACCGACCCTACTGTTGATGGTCTAAAAACAGGACATACGGATGCAGCTGGGTATTGCTTAGCAGCCTCAAGCAACCGTGAAGGTATGCGCCTAATCTCTGTCATTATGGGCACTGAAAGTCAGCAAGCACGTGCTGATCAGTCGCGTGAGTTGCTCAATTGGGGTTTTGGTCACTTCACAACGGTTACTCAAGCACCTGCTGGTCAGTTTGTCAGCAAAGTTCCTGTCTGGTTTGGTGAAGCAAAAGAGATAGAAGTAGCGACTGGTGATAATTTGCAGATTTTGACCACTAAAACACAAAAGAATAAAATCACTACTGTGGTCGATATTCCTGAAAGCTTAGAAGCGCCTATCAAAAAGGGTCAAGAAATCGGTAAAATGATGGCTGTGATAGATGGCAAAGCAGTGGCTTCTGTGCCTGTGATTGCGACAAGCGACATTGAGCAATCAGGTTTTATGAGCCGTATCTGGCAACGTTTTTCTCGTTGGACCCAGAACTTATTTTAA
- a CDS encoding MCR_0457 family protein, with the protein MKNQSILSMTSVLARSASKVGLAALITSIAMLSQATNAAPNSATTIPLDLSGINITKHEIAVMQVLSEICPPMLNGKQKQRFYKSYNVQLHELMPSLEDPKAAIQYLSTQQDYRQILQGIRSWTMGFSKQDNKALCEDLANAEYQ; encoded by the coding sequence ATGAAAAATCAATCGATATTATCTATGACTTCTGTATTGGCAAGAAGTGCCTCAAAAGTCGGGCTAGCAGCATTGATAACATCTATTGCGATGCTGTCTCAAGCCACAAATGCTGCACCCAATTCTGCGACGACCATACCTTTAGATTTATCTGGTATCAATATCACAAAACATGAAATTGCGGTTATGCAAGTGCTGTCAGAGATATGCCCGCCGATGCTAAATGGTAAGCAAAAGCAACGTTTTTATAAGTCTTATAACGTGCAGCTTCATGAGTTGATGCCATCATTAGAAGACCCAAAAGCAGCTATCCAGTACTTATCTACTCAGCAAGATTATCGTCAAATTCTGCAAGGTATTCGTAGCTGGACGATGGGATTTTCTAAGCAAGACAATAAAGCATTGTGTGAAGATTTAGCGAATGCTGAATATCAGTAG
- the surE gene encoding 5'/3'-nucleotidase SurE has protein sequence MKILMSNDDGVYAPGLLALYEALSTMAEVMVVAPNSEQSGCASALSITTPLYTHQLPSGFIAVNGTPADCIYLALNEIYSDTDFDCVITGINSGANLGQDVLFSGTFGAALTAQLFGIPAIATSLVGGGAKSSEQECERHYQMAASEIVKLLTDTPILDICKNLPYHVLNVNIPDVSNADEINGRKMTVLGHRKIARPVHHVVDPRGRDAYWLSLRKRQDIWADNTDHVSSGTTMTDDQAVAAGYISLSPVRLHHTPAATLDMLSALML, from the coding sequence ATGAAGATTTTAATGAGCAATGACGATGGGGTTTATGCACCAGGTTTGCTGGCACTATATGAGGCATTATCTACTATGGCCGAGGTCATGGTTGTCGCGCCAAATAGCGAGCAAAGTGGCTGCGCCAGTGCATTAAGTATCACCACACCCTTATATACGCATCAATTGCCTTCTGGTTTTATTGCTGTCAATGGCACACCAGCTGACTGTATCTATCTGGCATTAAACGAAATATATTCTGACACGGATTTTGATTGTGTGATTACGGGGATCAATTCAGGTGCCAATCTTGGTCAAGACGTTTTGTTTTCAGGCACTTTTGGGGCGGCATTAACCGCTCAGTTATTTGGTATACCCGCTATTGCGACCTCATTGGTAGGCGGTGGGGCAAAAAGCAGTGAGCAGGAATGTGAGCGTCATTATCAAATGGCAGCAAGTGAGATTGTGAAATTATTGACAGATACGCCAATATTGGATATTTGCAAAAATTTGCCCTATCACGTATTAAACGTTAATATTCCTGATGTGAGTAATGCTGATGAGATTAACGGTCGCAAAATGACAGTTTTGGGGCATAGGAAGATAGCGCGTCCTGTCCACCATGTGGTAGATCCACGCGGGCGAGATGCATATTGGTTATCACTACGCAAGCGTCAGGATATATGGGCAGATAATACTGATCATGTTTCGTCTGGTACTACTATGACTGATGATCAAGCGGTTGCCGCAGGTTACATCAGTCTATCGCCTGTACGTTTGCACCATACGCCAGCCGCCACACTCGATATGCTATCAGCGTTAATGCTGTAA
- a CDS encoding M23 family metallopeptidase has product MKKLIAGSRFITVALLGTMAAATVTMVGCATKPTYQSANQAGPKIITNNQGVPNYHRVQRGDTVSQVAARYNLNYRQIGSLNGLDSKYTIYSGQWLKLWQGEPASANNSNRYNASNNDSAPTQPTYTPPVSSTPNYSQPPVYEVTANATSGYEYPTRNQITRNFDAASSTMGMWFAGNVGDPVQASQSGTVLYSGNGLPEYGNLIMIRHSDNYITAYAHNSQLLVKEGDSVQRGQRIANMGNSGQTNQVGLEFQVRLNGNPIDPRAVLGR; this is encoded by the coding sequence ATGAAGAAGCTTATTGCTGGATCGCGATTTATCACGGTGGCATTGCTGGGCACGATGGCGGCTGCCACAGTAACGATGGTAGGTTGCGCCACCAAACCCACTTACCAATCAGCCAACCAAGCGGGACCGAAGATTATTACCAATAATCAAGGGGTTCCTAACTATCATCGTGTGCAGCGCGGCGATACGGTCAGTCAAGTGGCGGCGCGCTATAATCTCAATTACCGTCAAATTGGTTCACTGAATGGCCTAGACAGTAAATACACCATTTATAGTGGTCAGTGGCTCAAACTATGGCAAGGTGAGCCGGCAAGCGCTAATAATAGTAATCGCTACAACGCTTCGAACAATGACTCTGCACCTACACAGCCAACCTATACACCGCCTGTGAGCAGCACGCCTAACTATTCACAACCGCCCGTCTATGAAGTGACTGCCAATGCAACGTCAGGCTATGAGTATCCGACTCGCAATCAAATAACCCGCAATTTCGATGCAGCATCTAGCACGATGGGCATGTGGTTTGCTGGTAACGTAGGTGATCCAGTGCAAGCAAGTCAATCAGGTACGGTTCTTTATTCGGGTAACGGTCTGCCAGAGTATGGCAACTTGATTATGATTCGTCATAGTGACAACTATATCACTGCTTATGCCCATAACAGCCAGCTGTTAGTGAAAGAGGGCGATAGCGTTCAGCGTGGTCAACGTATCGCAAATATGGGTAATAGTGGTCAGACCAATCAAGTGGGTTTGGAATTTCAAGTACGCTTAAATGGCAACCCTATCGATCCACGAGCGGTACTAGGGCGTTAA
- a CDS encoding lytic murein transglycosylase codes for MRLNKHYLAFFPALVMVGCTSQQAMQQPNKPVRQGNVQITQTQTIQVKPTPAPVIKPTPAKPSYNSFSDWKSDFSMRAISSGHDAATVRRLLDSAYLNQQVISLDSGQPEFSKMPWEYVDSAVSDGRVSTGKRKFAEQRTYLSQLQSQYGVNAEIIAAIWGMESSYGVVTGNSSIPSSLASLAYDGRRQEFAETQLLSLATLLQRGDVSWSQLDGSWAGGMGQTQFIPDTWLKHGVDGDGNGHRNPWSTGDALASTANYLSNSGWVRGLAPFYEATIPSSFDYTLVGTKQPAARWASMGVDTIADVSLDGNTQMELWLPAGKDGPVLLLSPNFDVIKVYNNSSSYALGVSLLGKALIGQGGLQKSWPRYERPLSTSQVRNLQQRLTSSGYDTKGSDGIVGTNTRNAFQRWQAANGQTPDGFITQRSASSLAGW; via the coding sequence ATGCGATTAAATAAACACTACCTTGCCTTTTTCCCTGCCTTAGTAATGGTTGGTTGTACCAGTCAGCAGGCGATGCAGCAACCTAATAAGCCAGTTCGTCAAGGTAATGTGCAAATTACCCAGACTCAAACCATTCAAGTGAAGCCGACTCCAGCACCGGTCATTAAACCAACACCCGCAAAGCCAAGCTACAATAGTTTTTCTGATTGGAAGTCTGATTTTTCTATGCGTGCCATTTCATCAGGTCATGATGCTGCTACGGTTCGTCGTCTGCTCGATTCTGCGTATTTAAATCAACAAGTCATCTCGCTTGATTCAGGACAGCCAGAGTTTTCAAAAATGCCATGGGAATATGTCGATTCTGCGGTATCAGATGGTCGCGTCAGTACTGGCAAGCGTAAGTTCGCTGAGCAACGCACGTATTTATCGCAGTTACAGTCGCAATATGGCGTCAATGCAGAAATCATTGCAGCGATTTGGGGCATGGAGTCGTCATACGGCGTAGTAACAGGTAATAGTAGTATTCCAAGCTCGCTAGCTAGCCTTGCTTATGATGGGCGCCGTCAAGAATTTGCCGAAACTCAGCTATTATCACTAGCGACACTATTACAGCGCGGCGATGTGTCTTGGTCACAGCTCGACGGCTCTTGGGCAGGCGGTATGGGGCAGACGCAGTTTATCCCTGATACCTGGCTTAAACATGGCGTTGACGGTGATGGTAATGGACATCGCAATCCATGGTCGACGGGCGACGCCTTGGCATCTACTGCTAATTATCTGAGCAATTCAGGTTGGGTACGTGGTTTGGCACCATTTTATGAAGCAACCATTCCGTCATCATTTGATTACACACTGGTTGGTACTAAGCAGCCTGCTGCTAGATGGGCGTCAATGGGCGTCGATACCATAGCCGATGTGTCCTTGGATGGTAACACTCAAATGGAGTTGTGGCTGCCAGCGGGTAAAGACGGTCCAGTACTGCTACTCAGTCCAAATTTTGATGTCATAAAAGTCTATAACAATTCATCAAGCTATGCCCTTGGTGTTAGCTTACTGGGTAAAGCGCTGATTGGACAAGGCGGTTTGCAAAAGTCATGGCCGCGTTATGAGCGTCCGTTATCAACGTCGCAAGTACGCAATTTACAACAGCGTTTGACAAGCTCAGGCTACGATACAAAAGGCTCTGATGGTATCGTAGGTACCAATACTCGCAATGCATTCCAGCGCTGGCAAGCAGCCAACGGTCAAACGCCAGATGGTTTTATTACTCAGCGTAGCGCGTCTTCATTGGCTGGGTGGTGA
- a CDS encoding UDP-2,3-diacylglucosamine diphosphatase → MQSFSHLITTRPHEVRQVLISDLHLSPEEPALVQAFLALLDDCLALPALKRLFILGDWFEVWLGDDFYLSLSEEERQKHWLTPLIIKLKKLRIAGCEILVMHGNRDFLLGQPFCNIFGGELIYEPYTLTVGQQNYRLEHGDALCVDDKKYQFFRKVMRNRLTQWYLLNKSLEKRLAIADNMRQKSQQNNANKAAHIMDVNEAAVNKAIYRFDALLHGHTHRPEIHQSNEGKTRYVLGDWRLLNKDKRQQKVSAVIGAITASVDEGIIAESAEFNLFEFNITI, encoded by the coding sequence ATGCAAAGTTTCAGCCATCTAATTACCACCCGCCCTCATGAGGTGCGACAAGTATTGATTAGCGATTTGCATTTATCGCCTGAAGAGCCTGCCTTAGTGCAGGCTTTTTTGGCGCTGCTTGATGATTGCCTTGCTCTGCCTGCGCTAAAACGCCTATTTATATTAGGTGACTGGTTTGAAGTCTGGCTTGGGGATGATTTTTATTTGTCTTTATCCGAAGAGGAACGACAAAAACATTGGCTCACACCACTTATCATTAAATTAAAAAAACTGCGCATAGCTGGCTGCGAGATTTTGGTCATGCACGGCAACCGCGATTTTTTGTTAGGGCAGCCATTTTGTAATATATTCGGTGGCGAGCTTATTTATGAGCCGTATACATTAACCGTTGGACAGCAAAACTATCGCTTAGAACACGGTGATGCACTATGCGTTGATGACAAAAAGTATCAGTTTTTTCGTAAAGTAATGCGTAATCGTTTGACGCAGTGGTATTTGCTTAATAAATCGTTAGAGAAACGCTTGGCGATTGCTGATAATATGCGGCAAAAGAGTCAGCAAAATAATGCCAATAAAGCGGCTCATATCATGGATGTTAATGAAGCAGCAGTGAATAAAGCTATTTATCGCTTTGACGCTCTACTACATGGTCATACCCATCGTCCTGAAATCCACCAAAGTAATGAGGGTAAAACTCGCTATGTCCTTGGTGATTGGCGACTGTTAAATAAGGACAAGCGACAGCAAAAAGTGAGTGCCGTGATTGGTGCGATTACAGCAAGCGTAGATGAAGGTATTATTGCTGAGAGTGCAGAGTTTAACTTATTTGAATTTAACATTACTATTTAA
- a CDS encoding peptidylprolyl isomerase: protein MVDMPPVVELDTSMGAIVIELNEEKAPKTVENFLNYVKSGHYDGTIFHRIIDGFMIQGGGMDAEMNEKATNKPVENEADNGLKNDAGTIAMARTQDPHSATSQFFVNVKDNDFLNHSGKNMQGWGYTVFGKVTSGMDVIEKMRGVPTGRFGMHADVPKEPVVINSATIITQ, encoded by the coding sequence ATGGTAGACATGCCACCAGTAGTAGAACTTGACACCAGTATGGGTGCGATCGTTATCGAACTCAATGAAGAAAAAGCACCAAAAACCGTTGAAAACTTTTTAAACTACGTAAAATCTGGTCATTATGATGGCACGATTTTCCATCGCATCATTGACGGCTTTATGATTCAAGGCGGTGGAATGGACGCTGAGATGAATGAAAAAGCCACCAACAAGCCAGTAGAAAACGAAGCAGATAACGGTTTAAAGAACGACGCTGGCACGATTGCTATGGCGCGTACGCAAGATCCACATTCAGCGACTAGCCAATTTTTTGTCAACGTAAAAGACAATGACTTCTTAAACCATTCTGGCAAAAACATGCAAGGTTGGGGTTATACCGTATTTGGTAAAGTAACAAGCGGTATGGACGTCATCGAAAAAATGCGTGGCGTCCCAACCGGTCGTTTCGGCATGCATGCTGATGTACCAAAAGAGCCAGTGGTTATCAATTCAGCCACCATCATCACTCAGTAA
- a CDS encoding glutamine--tRNA ligase/YqeY domain fusion protein produces the protein MSEHSSNNAQKDEHKNDFIRNIIRDDVNAQKYQQIVTRFPPEPNGYLHLGHVKSICLNFGVAEEFGGICNLRFDDTNPTAEKQDFIDNIENDVKWLGFEWAGEAYHASGYFDQLHAWAIQLIKQGDAYVDLQSPEQIKENRGSFNEAGTASPHRNASVEENLQLFDDMKEGKYAEGKAVLRAKIDMASPNMNLRDPVIYRIMHQAHHQTGDKWCIYPMYDFAHPLSDALEGITHSLCTLEFEDHRPFYDWAIEKVGFEQPPHQYEFSRLNVDHTLTSKRKLKQLVDENIVSGWDDPRMPTIAGMRRRGYTPEGLRDFCERVGVTKVDSVVDFRLLEFSIRQSLETTTGRGMAVLKPLKVTITNFSDAVSSWDLQKADTVQARFDDASQTLWLTQPNHPNVDMGEREIPFTETIYIDQGDYEIEPPAGYKRLSPEKNEIRLRNTYVLAVTEHILDDSGNVIELKATIDPATLGNNPEGRKVKGVIHWVSASQGVSATVRMYEQLFSVEDPSGVADVHQALNPNSLTELNAVVEPSLVNADAGTRFQFEREGYFISDSEDHSSDKPVFNQIVSLRDSYKPA, from the coding sequence ATGAGTGAGCACTCAAGCAATAATGCACAAAAAGACGAACACAAAAACGACTTTATTCGTAATATTATTCGTGATGATGTTAATGCGCAGAAATACCAACAGATTGTCACTCGTTTTCCACCTGAGCCAAATGGTTACTTGCACTTGGGACACGTAAAGTCCATCTGCCTAAACTTTGGTGTGGCTGAGGAGTTTGGCGGCATCTGCAACCTGCGCTTTGATGACACCAACCCAACCGCAGAAAAGCAAGACTTCATTGATAACATCGAGAATGATGTAAAATGGTTGGGCTTTGAGTGGGCAGGAGAGGCGTACCATGCCTCAGGATATTTCGACCAACTTCATGCTTGGGCGATTCAGCTGATCAAGCAAGGCGATGCTTATGTAGATTTGCAATCGCCTGAGCAAATTAAAGAAAATCGTGGCTCATTTAATGAAGCAGGCACAGCGTCACCACATCGTAATGCCAGTGTTGAAGAAAATTTGCAACTCTTTGATGATATGAAAGAGGGCAAATATGCTGAAGGTAAAGCAGTGCTACGTGCCAAGATTGATATGGCAAGCCCTAATATGAACCTACGTGATCCTGTTATCTATCGAATTATGCATCAAGCACATCACCAAACGGGGGATAAATGGTGCATTTATCCGATGTATGACTTTGCTCACCCGTTATCTGATGCGCTTGAAGGCATTACCCATTCATTATGTACGTTAGAGTTTGAAGACCATCGTCCATTTTATGACTGGGCAATAGAAAAAGTTGGCTTTGAGCAACCGCCGCATCAGTATGAGTTCTCTCGTCTAAATGTCGACCATACATTGACCAGTAAGCGCAAATTAAAGCAGCTGGTTGATGAAAATATCGTTAGCGGTTGGGACGATCCACGTATGCCGACGATTGCTGGCATGCGTCGCCGTGGGTATACACCAGAAGGCTTACGTGATTTCTGTGAGCGTGTTGGCGTGACCAAAGTAGACAGTGTTGTAGACTTTCGCTTATTAGAATTTAGTATTCGTCAGTCACTAGAGACGACAACTGGTCGTGGTATGGCGGTACTTAAGCCATTAAAAGTGACCATTACCAACTTTAGCGATGCTGTTAGCAGTTGGGATTTGCAAAAGGCTGACACCGTTCAAGCACGTTTTGACGATGCCTCGCAGACTTTATGGCTAACTCAGCCCAATCATCCCAATGTCGATATGGGTGAACGTGAAATTCCATTTACTGAGACCATTTATATTGACCAAGGCGATTATGAAATTGAGCCGCCAGCAGGTTATAAGCGTTTATCACCAGAGAAAAATGAAATTCGTCTGCGTAATACCTATGTATTGGCCGTGACGGAGCATATTTTAGATGATAGCGGTAACGTGATTGAGCTTAAAGCAACGATTGATCCGGCGACTTTGGGCAATAATCCTGAAGGTCGTAAAGTTAAAGGCGTGATTCATTGGGTATCGGCTAGCCAAGGCGTTTCAGCAACGGTGCGCATGTATGAGCAGCTATTTAGTGTCGAAGACCCAAGTGGCGTCGCTGACGTCCATCAAGCCTTGAATCCTAACTCATTGACTGAGCTAAATGCTGTAGTTGAGCCATCATTGGTCAATGCAGACGCTGGCACGCGCTTCCAGTTTGAGCGTGAAGGTTACTTTATCTCTGATAGCGAAGATCATAGCAGTGATAAGCCTGTCTTTAACCAAATCGTGAGCTTACGTGATAGTTATAAACCCGCTTAA
- a CDS encoding phospholipase D family protein — protein sequence MAKFLNSSGTTYHLEELIKNASDRLIIISPYLKLNERIKELLEDRNRLKIDIRIVYGKNDLHPEEINWLKNLTFIRTSFCKNLHAKCYLNENECIITSLNLYEFSQVNNNEMGVLIYRNEDAKLYADTYEEAQRIIRISDEVRMSLEKIIEPSNSVDNNLSSESASRVPTETHSAKPTEVATPNYSKLTTAKLAKELGFKTQELNDKLLTAGYLQEQEGELLLTDAGRAAGGTSKRGKFGEFCLWDSGMVI from the coding sequence ATGGCAAAATTTTTAAACAGCAGTGGCACGACTTATCATTTAGAAGAGTTGATTAAAAATGCGTCTGATAGATTGATTATTATTAGCCCCTATCTAAAGCTGAATGAGCGTATTAAAGAGTTGCTAGAAGATCGTAATCGTCTCAAAATTGATATTAGAATCGTTTATGGCAAGAATGATTTGCACCCAGAAGAAATAAACTGGCTCAAAAATCTGACTTTTATTCGCACCAGCTTTTGTAAAAACTTGCATGCAAAGTGTTACCTGAACGAAAATGAGTGCATTATTACGAGCTTAAACCTTTATGAATTCAGCCAAGTCAATAATAATGAAATGGGCGTACTGATTTACCGTAATGAAGATGCGAAACTCTATGCCGATACTTATGAAGAAGCCCAGCGCATTATTCGTATCAGTGATGAAGTCAGAATGTCACTTGAGAAAATAATTGAGCCTAGTAATAGTGTTGATAACAACCTTAGTTCTGAGAGTGCTTCTCGAGTCCCTACTGAAACTCATTCTGCTAAACCTACAGAAGTAGCAACACCTAATTATTCTAAGTTAACGACGGCAAAGCTTGCCAAAGAGCTGGGCTTTAAAACCCAAGAATTAAACGATAAATTACTGACAGCGGGGTATTTGCAAGAGCAAGAAGGTGAGTTGTTATTAACAGATGCTGGGCGTGCCGCAGGTGGTACGAGTAAGCGTGGAAAGTTTGGTGAGTTTTGTCTGTGGGATTCAGGGATGGTGATATAA
- a CDS encoding peroxiredoxin, with protein MAHLRLGDTAPNFDATTTEGDINFHEWAGDNWVVFFSHPADFTPVCTTELGRAAALNGEFQKRGVKPICISVDGIDDHHAWAKDIGETQGTELNFPIIADPNKEVAELYDMMHPNADSTHTVRSVFIIDPSKKIRLTLTYPASCGRNFDEILRVIDALQLSDEYNIATPVDWKDGDDVIIPPSVKNEDIAAKYPKGHTEIKPYLRTTPAPNK; from the coding sequence ATGGCACATTTACGTTTAGGCGATACCGCACCAAATTTTGATGCAACCACTACTGAAGGTGATATCAATTTCCATGAATGGGCGGGTGATAATTGGGTGGTTTTCTTCTCACATCCAGCCGATTTTACCCCAGTATGTACCACTGAGCTCGGTCGTGCTGCTGCGCTAAATGGCGAATTTCAAAAGCGCGGCGTGAAGCCAATTTGTATCTCTGTTGACGGTATCGATGACCATCATGCCTGGGCAAAAGATATCGGTGAAACTCAAGGTACTGAACTGAACTTCCCCATCATCGCTGATCCTAATAAAGAAGTGGCTGAGCTGTATGACATGATGCATCCAAATGCAGACAGCACGCATACCGTACGTAGCGTCTTTATTATTGACCCAAGCAAAAAGATTCGACTAACACTGACCTATCCTGCTAGCTGTGGACGTAACTTTGACGAGATTCTTCGTGTGATTGACGCACTGCAATTGTCTGATGAATACAACATCGCAACGCCAGTAGACTGGAAAGATGGTGATGACGTTATCATTCCGCCAAGTGTTAAAAACGAAGATATCGCTGCCAAATATCCAAAAGGTCACACAGAAATTAAGCCGTATCTACGTACCACTCCTGCACCTAATAAATAA
- a CDS encoding glutathione S-transferase family protein, with the protein MKKLYVTRTAPNPRKALILLASKGIDIDDMDDLDVIDIDFAANEQMSEAFTKINPMQTVPVLTLDDGTVLNDSQAVCEYLDRVYGERSVMGNDVVQRAQVCSMRRIAEFEVLYNFMLAFQHSHPSKAQRVEQVPEFVAPSIARAVKALAYFETLLEGHEYLVGDQLSFADIVLYLGLDFGKVLQVNPNEQGDNLARFYQMMNERFSIKNMAKAKPVHEED; encoded by the coding sequence ATGAAAAAATTATATGTCACCCGTACAGCACCTAATCCACGGAAAGCACTTATTTTGCTAGCATCAAAAGGTATCGATATTGATGATATGGATGACCTCGATGTGATTGATATCGATTTTGCTGCCAACGAGCAAATGTCAGAGGCATTTACCAAAATAAATCCCATGCAAACCGTACCTGTTTTGACATTAGATGATGGTACTGTACTCAATGACTCGCAGGCAGTGTGCGAATATCTCGACCGTGTTTATGGTGAGCGCTCGGTGATGGGCAATGATGTGGTACAGCGTGCGCAAGTATGCTCTATGCGCCGTATCGCCGAATTTGAGGTGCTATATAACTTTATGCTCGCCTTTCAGCATAGCCACCCATCAAAAGCCCAGCGTGTTGAGCAAGTACCAGAGTTTGTCGCACCATCTATCGCACGTGCTGTCAAAGCATTAGCATATTTTGAAACCCTGTTGGAGGGTCATGAGTATCTGGTCGGTGACCAGCTGAGCTTTGCTGATATTGTGCTGTATTTGGGTTTAGATTTTGGCAAAGTCCTTCAAGTCAATCCCAATGAACAAGGCGACAATCTTGCCCGTTTTTACCAAATGATGAACGAGCGTTTTAGCATCAAAAACATGGCAAAAGCCAAACCTGTTCATGAAGAAGATTAA
- a CDS encoding IS256 family transposase, variant Zn-binding type, translating to MDTTYFGRKFGLMVFMDNTTRTVLYYAVVSHETNSAYKQGVDHLASLGVDVQSITCDGRRGLRTLFISTPCQMCQFHQMQIVTRYLTRRPKNIASIELRGLALDLTQLNKADFIEHLDYWYLTHEDYLNERSTNDDTGKTWYTHKRLRSAYRSLRTNSDWLFTYQECEQLDIPSTTNSLEGLFSELKRQLHSHHGLNERRKLRFIKDFLASKSLK from the coding sequence ATGGACACCACCTACTTTGGTCGCAAGTTTGGTTTAATGGTCTTTATGGACAACACCACTAGAACCGTTCTTTATTACGCTGTAGTGAGTCATGAAACCAACAGTGCTTATAAGCAAGGAGTGGATCACTTAGCATCGTTAGGCGTTGATGTACAAAGCATTACCTGCGATGGCAGACGAGGACTTAGAACGCTTTTTATTAGCACCCCTTGTCAGATGTGTCAGTTTCATCAAATGCAAATAGTGACTCGTTACCTGACTCGTCGTCCTAAGAACATCGCGAGCATTGAACTTAGAGGGCTTGCTTTAGACTTAACACAGCTTAATAAAGCTGACTTCATAGAGCACTTAGATTATTGGTATTTGACTCATGAAGATTATCTTAATGAGCGTAGTACCAATGACGATACTGGTAAAACGTGGTACACCCACAAGCGTCTTAGAAGTGCTTATCGTAGTCTCAGAACCAATAGTGATTGGTTATTTACTTATCAAGAATGTGAGCAGTTAGACATACCAAGCACCACAAATTCTCTTGAAGGTTTGTTTAGTGAGTTAAAGCGACAATTACACAGTCATCATGGGCTAAATGAGCGCCGTAAGTTACGGTTTATTAAAGACTTTTTAGCATCAAAGTCACTCAAATAG